In one Cupriavidus taiwanensis genomic region, the following are encoded:
- the yidD gene encoding membrane protein insertion efficiency factor YidD, whose amino-acid sequence MKRLLLALLRIYKIALSPYLGSQCRFLPTCSDYARDAIVHHGAARGSWMAACRLCRCHPFAQGGYDPVPGTEAGTPVHAATGHAPVAIRLPRP is encoded by the coding sequence ATGAAGCGCCTCCTGCTAGCCCTGCTGCGTATCTACAAGATCGCCCTGAGTCCTTACCTGGGCTCGCAGTGCCGCTTCCTGCCGACCTGTTCCGACTACGCCCGCGACGCCATCGTCCATCATGGCGCCGCGCGCGGCAGCTGGATGGCCGCCTGCCGGCTGTGCCGCTGCCATCCTTTCGCCCAAGGCGGGTATGATCCCGTGCCGGGCACGGAAGCTGGCACGCCAGTCCATGCCGCCACAGGCCATGCGCCCGTGGCAATCCGTCTGCCCAGACCCTGA
- the rnpA gene encoding ribonuclease P protein component: MAGSLPQGAVFPLALPGVSTFAFPKAARLTKTDEFSSVFALRPRRRSTHFVLYVRPNDRPEGRLGVVVGKKFAPRAAERNLVKRMARELFRQRREQLAGRDVLLRLQAKFPRAEFATRAAVRRACAAEIAGLLEVAAKPLPPPAPRVSPPAPPTAAPPASPSQSQPPGQPA; the protein is encoded by the coding sequence ATGGCCGGTAGCTTGCCCCAGGGTGCAGTGTTCCCGCTAGCTTTGCCAGGCGTGTCTACCTTTGCCTTTCCCAAAGCCGCGAGGCTGACAAAGACGGATGAATTTTCATCCGTTTTTGCTTTGCGGCCCCGGCGGCGCAGCACCCACTTCGTGCTCTATGTACGCCCCAACGACCGGCCGGAAGGCCGCCTGGGCGTGGTGGTGGGCAAGAAGTTCGCGCCGCGCGCGGCCGAGCGCAACCTGGTGAAACGCATGGCGCGCGAGCTGTTCCGCCAGCGCCGGGAACAGCTGGCCGGGCGCGACGTGCTGCTGCGCCTGCAAGCGAAGTTTCCGCGCGCGGAATTTGCGACGCGCGCGGCGGTCCGAAGGGCATGCGCGGCGGAAATCGCCGGCCTGCTCGAGGTAGCGGCGAAGCCACTGCCGCCACCCGCGCCGCGTGTTTCGCCCCCGGCACCGCCCACCGCGGCGCCACCGGCGAGCCCCTCGCAAAGCCAGCCGCCGGGCCAGCCAGCCTGA